A stretch of Synechococcus sp. WH 8020 DNA encodes these proteins:
- a CDS encoding Dps family protein produces the protein MAQNSAIDIGITSSQREEIAAELSRLLADTYVLYGKTHGFHWNVTGPMFNTLHLMFMDQYTELWNALDVIAERIRALGVLAPHGGSTLAALASIQEAEQQPAALDMVRELVTGHEAVARTARSIFPLAEAANDEPTADLLTQRLQIHEKTAWMLRSLLEH, from the coding sequence ATGGCCCAAAACTCCGCCATCGACATCGGCATCACCAGCTCACAACGGGAGGAAATCGCTGCTGAACTCAGCCGCCTCCTCGCAGACACCTACGTGTTGTATGGCAAAACCCACGGTTTCCACTGGAACGTGACCGGGCCGATGTTCAACACATTGCACCTGATGTTCATGGACCAGTACACCGAGTTGTGGAACGCCCTGGATGTGATCGCTGAGCGCATACGCGCCCTTGGCGTTTTGGCACCCCATGGAGGTTCAACCCTGGCCGCTTTGGCCTCGATTCAAGAAGCAGAGCAACAACCTGCCGCGCTCGACATGGTGCGTGAGCTGGTCACCGGCCATGAGGCCGTAGCCCGTACGGCACGGAGCATCTTTCCTCTGGCAGAAGCTGCCAACGACGAACCCACTGCCGACCTGCTCACCCAACGGCTTCAGATCCACGAAAAAACAGCCTGGATGCTTCGCAGCCTGCTGGAACACTAA
- a CDS encoding SDR family NAD(P)-dependent oxidoreductase: MRTLLISGASRGIGRAVAERALADGHRLSLGLRDLEALKQTPLDPALAGSDKVLLCPYAAEDPAAAQAWVEATSNYFGGFDSVIHNAGIFSRVPLLFESGEEQEIAHIIDVNLMGPWWLTRAAWPQLASHGEGRIQVLVSMSGKRSKGRLAAYSASKFALLGLCQTMRNEGWAAGIRVTAICPGWVNTDMAAAVRSGPSDRWPTQSMEAEAMTQPEDIASMSAELLRLPNRAVPFELAVSSSLE, translated from the coding sequence GTGCGCACTCTCCTGATTAGTGGTGCAAGTCGTGGGATTGGTCGTGCGGTGGCTGAACGAGCTCTTGCCGACGGCCATCGCCTCAGCCTTGGGCTTCGTGATCTGGAGGCGTTGAAGCAGACGCCCCTTGATCCTGCGTTGGCTGGGAGCGACAAGGTGTTGCTTTGTCCCTATGCCGCTGAGGACCCTGCGGCGGCCCAGGCCTGGGTTGAGGCCACCTCCAACTATTTTGGCGGCTTCGACAGCGTGATCCATAACGCCGGGATCTTCAGCCGTGTGCCGCTGCTCTTTGAGTCGGGCGAAGAACAAGAAATCGCTCACATCATCGATGTGAACCTGATGGGACCTTGGTGGCTGACTCGCGCGGCATGGCCGCAGTTGGCATCCCACGGAGAGGGTCGCATTCAGGTTTTGGTTTCGATGAGCGGGAAGCGCAGCAAAGGTCGCCTGGCGGCTTATAGCGCCAGCAAATTTGCCCTGCTTGGTCTCTGCCAAACCATGCGAAATGAGGGTTGGGCTGCCGGCATTCGGGTCACGGCGATTTGTCCTGGCTGGGTCAATACGGATATGGCGGCTGCAGTGCGTAGCGGTCCGAGCGACCGCTGGCCAACGCAATCGATGGAAGCTGAAGCGATGACTCAGCCCGAAGACATTGCTTCGATGAGTGCTGAACTGTTGAGACTTCCCAATCGGGCGGTGCCCTTTGAGCTTGCGGTTAGCTCCAGCCTGGAGTGA
- a CDS encoding CTP synthase codes for MAKFVFVTGGVVSSIGKGIVAASLGRLLKSRGYSVSILKLDPYLNVDPGTMSPFQHGEVFVTEDGAETDLDLGHYERFTDTAMSRLNSVTTGSIYQSVINKERRGSYNGGTVQVIPHITGEIRDRIHRVASNSNADVVITEIGGTVGDIESLPFLEAIREFRGDVGRRDLAYIHVTLLPFIGTSGELKTKPTQHSVKELRSIGIQPDLLVCRSDRDINDELKRKIGGFCGVPQRAVIPSLDADSIYAVPLTLEDEGLCREVLDVLDLEDHDSDMVDWAQLVHKLRNPGPAVKVALVGKYVQLNDAYLSVVEALRHACLAQDASLDLHWVCAEEIENQGADVLLKGMDAVVVPGGFGNRGVDGKVAAIRWAREQRVPFLGLCLGMQCAVIEWARNLAGLTDATSAELEPGTTHPVIHLLPEQQDVVDLGGTMRLGVYPCRVSAGSLASKLYGEEVVYERHRHRFEFNNAYRNLFLESGYEISGSSPDGRLVELIELPEHPFFTACQYHPEFLSRPGRPHPLFRGLIEAAQQRLPSSPNEAMRQQNNSEAGSNLPSLQP; via the coding sequence ATGGCCAAGTTCGTGTTTGTCACCGGCGGAGTGGTCTCCAGCATCGGCAAAGGGATTGTGGCCGCGAGCCTCGGGCGCTTGCTGAAGTCACGGGGCTACAGCGTTTCAATCCTGAAGCTGGATCCCTATCTGAATGTGGACCCAGGAACGATGAGCCCCTTTCAGCACGGGGAGGTGTTTGTCACTGAAGACGGTGCAGAAACCGATCTCGATCTTGGCCACTACGAACGCTTCACCGACACCGCCATGTCGCGCCTGAACAGCGTGACCACCGGCTCGATCTATCAATCCGTCATTAATAAGGAGCGCCGAGGCAGTTACAACGGCGGGACCGTTCAGGTCATCCCCCATATCACCGGTGAAATCCGCGACCGCATTCACCGTGTGGCCTCCAACAGCAATGCCGATGTTGTGATTACAGAAATCGGCGGAACTGTTGGTGATATTGAGTCGTTGCCCTTCCTGGAAGCGATTCGAGAGTTCCGAGGAGATGTGGGACGACGAGATCTGGCTTACATCCATGTCACCCTGCTCCCCTTTATCGGCACGTCGGGAGAGCTGAAAACAAAGCCCACCCAGCATTCGGTCAAAGAACTTCGCTCGATCGGAATCCAGCCAGATCTGCTCGTCTGTCGTAGTGATCGCGACATCAATGATGAGCTCAAACGCAAAATCGGAGGCTTCTGCGGTGTCCCCCAGCGAGCGGTCATCCCCTCCTTGGACGCCGACAGCATCTACGCAGTACCGCTCACACTCGAAGACGAAGGACTGTGCCGTGAAGTCCTCGACGTCTTGGACCTCGAAGATCACGACAGTGACATGGTGGACTGGGCGCAACTGGTGCACAAACTCCGCAATCCCGGCCCGGCGGTCAAGGTTGCGTTAGTGGGCAAGTACGTCCAACTCAACGACGCCTACCTCTCTGTCGTAGAAGCCCTACGCCACGCCTGTTTAGCCCAGGACGCCTCCCTGGATCTGCATTGGGTCTGCGCAGAAGAGATTGAAAATCAAGGCGCTGATGTCCTTCTTAAAGGCATGGACGCCGTGGTCGTGCCAGGTGGATTCGGCAACCGTGGCGTTGATGGCAAAGTGGCCGCCATCCGCTGGGCGAGGGAGCAGCGCGTGCCATTCCTTGGCCTTTGCCTAGGAATGCAATGCGCCGTGATCGAGTGGGCTCGCAATTTGGCAGGGCTCACTGATGCCACAAGCGCTGAGCTCGAGCCAGGAACCACCCATCCTGTGATCCATCTGCTTCCCGAACAACAAGACGTTGTTGACCTTGGAGGAACGATGCGTTTGGGCGTCTACCCCTGCCGTGTCTCAGCAGGCAGTCTGGCGTCCAAGCTGTATGGAGAAGAAGTGGTGTACGAGCGCCATCGCCACCGCTTCGAATTCAACAACGCTTACCGAAATCTTTTTCTCGAATCTGGCTACGAAATCAGCGGAAGCTCCCCCGATGGCCGATTGGTGGAACTGATCGAACTTCCCGAACATCCCTTCTTCACCGCCTGCCAATACCACCCGGAATTCCTATCCAGACCTGGCCGGCCCCATCCCTTATTCCGAGGTTTGATCGAAGCGGCTCAACAACGCTTACCCTCCAGCCCCAACGAAGCCATGCGCCAACAAAACAATTCAGAGGCTGGATCCAATCTTCCCAGCCTGCAGCCTTGA
- a CDS encoding 7-carboxy-7-deazaguanine synthase QueE — protein MSDCLPVVETFHSLQGEGLHTGRSAFFIRLAGCDVGCQWCDTKHSWPADSHPKRLIMDLAAEAAEAAEKGAAFVVITGGEPLHHNLDLLTTALRAKARIPIHIETSGVDILSGEPDWITLSPKRHRPPQEAMLTACHELKVVVHEPADLLFADVCSSRAPQAKWLIQPGWDSVAGQQLAIQYAKSNVQWRLSLQSHKWINVR, from the coding sequence TTGAGCGATTGTTTGCCGGTTGTGGAGACCTTTCACTCTCTTCAAGGGGAAGGGCTTCATACCGGCCGCAGTGCATTTTTCATTCGACTGGCAGGCTGCGATGTGGGTTGTCAATGGTGCGATACCAAGCACTCATGGCCTGCAGACTCCCATCCAAAGCGGCTCATCATGGACCTCGCCGCCGAAGCTGCGGAAGCCGCGGAAAAGGGAGCCGCCTTTGTAGTCATCACAGGCGGTGAGCCACTACATCACAATCTTGATCTCCTTACCACTGCACTTAGAGCCAAGGCAAGAATTCCCATCCACATCGAAACCAGCGGAGTTGACATCCTCAGCGGCGAACCCGACTGGATCACCCTCTCCCCAAAGCGACACAGGCCACCACAAGAGGCGATGCTCACCGCATGCCACGAACTGAAAGTAGTCGTTCATGAACCAGCTGATCTTTTATTCGCCGACGTGTGTTCTTCTAGAGCACCACAAGCCAAATGGCTCATACAGCCTGGGTGGGACTCTGTTGCAGGTCAACAGCTAGCTATCCAATACGCGAAAAGCAATGTCCAATGGCGACTGAGCCTTCAAAGTCATAAATGGATCAACGTGCGCTGA
- a CDS encoding S8 family serine peptidase, producing MKLLTPDLFTLINSENFSKRRQNFEYFNTGETNQLSQEPVANDKRLFYVSLEGSGNLPVLSSRIRNVLKEAKFLLQDPTIRCVEADQPFPLTPPIETETEANPETNNLGLGKTYTEAIDKLNQPKETDAAISLDNYFIEDSINLNPKRKTSTELPRLSSLSIFNDETKSTGEVLPYGVKAVWGGIDISKQGNLGKGSYVFVIDSGVSSSTDDLNLNEEWSKSWVPNENAFTDGDGHGTHVAGTIAALANGKGVIGVAAGAEVISLKVFDSNGSGASYSIIMDAVNYATTIINDNNLDKSKVVINMSLGGGYSEGMDIAIKNAADQGIKFAVAAGNSGSDADGYSPASAGDHRNIYTVSAVDNNYQMPSWSNWDDQAGGDDVDVAAPGVGVYSYYKNGQLTYLSGTSMAAPHVAGALLIGGVKNGAMVAPNQSGYSDPFALAKSSGSINSDQLIDVESAGNTSLLKANGFGFAQSGTNAPQAIRSSNGTAWGDATWSGWTAVGAESIDGINTTAWESIEGQLWFGQHDANWFFTGEGGYADPTSFAYFQAESNFNQDFNEDEVTGFSFAPTESAGGTSLLKANGFGFAQSGNSSPLAITSADGTPLGDNTWSGWTVIGAESINGINTSAWESNSGQLWFAQHDANWMYVSSGGYADQNSLEYFQAESNFNQNFNQDNIIGIAY from the coding sequence ATGAAGCTATTAACACCTGACCTATTCACCCTAATCAACAGCGAAAACTTCTCAAAGAGAAGGCAAAATTTTGAATACTTTAATACAGGAGAAACAAATCAACTCAGCCAAGAGCCAGTCGCCAACGACAAAAGATTATTTTATGTTTCTCTTGAAGGCTCTGGCAACCTGCCAGTCCTTTCAAGCAGAATCAGAAATGTCCTTAAAGAAGCCAAGTTTCTGCTGCAAGATCCGACCATTCGCTGCGTCGAAGCAGATCAACCGTTCCCACTAACCCCGCCTATTGAGACAGAGACAGAAGCAAACCCAGAAACAAATAACCTAGGACTCGGAAAAACATATACAGAGGCTATTGACAAACTCAATCAGCCAAAAGAAACAGATGCCGCAATTTCGCTCGACAATTATTTTATCGAAGACAGCATAAATCTCAATCCAAAAAGAAAAACATCAACAGAACTACCCAGACTAAGCTCTTTGAGCATTTTCAACGATGAAACCAAAAGCACCGGAGAGGTATTGCCATATGGGGTGAAAGCCGTCTGGGGAGGAATAGATATCTCCAAACAAGGGAACCTTGGAAAAGGAAGCTACGTATTCGTAATTGATTCCGGTGTTTCATCCAGCACTGATGATCTGAATCTGAACGAAGAATGGTCCAAAAGCTGGGTGCCAAATGAAAACGCATTCACTGATGGCGATGGCCACGGCACGCACGTGGCAGGCACCATAGCCGCACTCGCCAATGGCAAGGGAGTAATAGGCGTAGCAGCAGGAGCTGAAGTTATTTCACTGAAGGTATTCGACAGCAATGGCAGCGGAGCAAGTTACAGCATCATCATGGATGCAGTGAACTACGCCACAACAATAATCAATGATAACAATCTCGATAAGTCTAAGGTTGTCATTAACATGAGCCTTGGCGGAGGTTACAGCGAAGGCATGGATATTGCTATAAAAAATGCTGCCGATCAAGGGATTAAATTTGCAGTCGCAGCAGGAAATAGTGGTAGTGATGCCGATGGTTACTCTCCAGCAAGCGCTGGCGATCACCGCAACATTTACACAGTCTCTGCTGTTGACAACAACTATCAGATGCCATCTTGGTCAAACTGGGATGATCAAGCTGGAGGAGATGATGTCGATGTCGCAGCCCCTGGCGTCGGAGTCTATTCCTACTACAAAAACGGGCAACTTACATACCTAAGTGGTACTTCGATGGCAGCACCTCATGTTGCTGGCGCGCTCCTTATTGGAGGCGTGAAAAATGGGGCGATGGTCGCCCCTAACCAGTCAGGTTATTCGGACCCATTCGCTCTAGCTAAATCTAGTGGAAGTATCAACTCAGACCAACTAATTGATGTCGAATCAGCTGGCAATACATCACTCCTGAAAGCGAATGGATTTGGTTTTGCCCAATCCGGGACGAACGCACCTCAAGCGATCAGGTCTTCCAACGGCACAGCATGGGGAGATGCCACCTGGTCAGGCTGGACTGCTGTGGGAGCTGAATCGATTGATGGGATTAATACCACGGCCTGGGAATCGATTGAAGGCCAACTCTGGTTTGGGCAACACGATGCCAACTGGTTCTTCACAGGAGAGGGCGGTTATGCCGATCCAACTTCGTTTGCGTACTTCCAGGCAGAATCAAACTTCAACCAAGACTTCAATGAGGACGAAGTCACCGGGTTCTCCTTTGCACCCACCGAATCAGCTGGTGGGACATCACTCCTGAAAGCGAATGGTTTTGGCTTTGCCCAATCTGGCAATAGCTCCCCTCTTGCCATCACGAGTGCCGATGGCACCCCATTGGGTGATAACACTTGGTCAGGTTGGACAGTTATTGGGGCTGAATCCATCAATGGCATCAACACCAGCGCATGGGAATCCAACTCAGGGCAGCTCTGGTTTGCACAACATGATGCCAACTGGATGTATGTATCAAGTGGTGGTTATGCCGATCAAAACTCTCTCGAATACTTCCAAGCAGAATCAAACTTCAACCAGAACTTCAACCAAGACAACATCATAGGCATAGCTTATTAA
- a CDS encoding peptidylprolyl isomerase translates to MIDFQPDIKEILCGVDSNTIDLLRRTDQLRPLTRRLLVEEITKNLTVPADLHQQALATHCRREKINNEEALVRWLEEHCISRDELMLQVGLPIRLSKLAIDSFGIKAEARFLQRKEELDQATYNLLRVKDSGLAHELYLQLEAGEANFEHLASQYSEGPEQRSGGRVGPAPLVRAHPQLHQQLKAATPGVVLEPVLIEEWWVVLRLEERIEANFDDQMLERMASELLEQWLKTKTNDLVKALCSNKNSHSKK, encoded by the coding sequence ATGATCGATTTTCAGCCAGATATCAAGGAAATCCTTTGTGGAGTCGACTCCAACACGATCGACTTACTGAGACGCACTGACCAATTGAGGCCATTGACAAGGCGTTTACTGGTGGAAGAAATAACTAAAAACCTCACAGTTCCCGCTGATCTCCATCAGCAAGCACTCGCTACGCATTGCCGGAGAGAAAAAATTAACAACGAAGAAGCATTGGTTCGCTGGCTCGAAGAGCACTGCATCAGTCGAGACGAACTAATGCTCCAGGTCGGTCTTCCAATCAGGCTCAGCAAACTGGCCATCGATTCCTTCGGAATAAAGGCAGAGGCACGATTTCTACAGCGCAAAGAAGAACTCGATCAGGCAACCTACAACTTGCTGCGTGTGAAAGATTCAGGACTTGCTCACGAGCTTTATCTTCAACTGGAGGCTGGTGAAGCCAATTTTGAACACTTAGCTAGCCAATACAGCGAGGGACCAGAGCAACGCAGTGGTGGCAGGGTCGGACCAGCCCCCTTAGTGCGTGCCCATCCCCAACTGCATCAGCAGTTAAAAGCGGCCACCCCTGGGGTCGTTCTCGAGCCCGTATTGATTGAAGAGTGGTGGGTGGTATTGAGATTGGAGGAGCGAATCGAGGCTAACTTTGATGACCAAATGCTTGAGCGCATGGCGAGCGAGCTTCTTGAGCAATGGCTCAAGACCAAGACGAACGATCTTGTCAAAGCTCTCTGCTCCAACAAGAACAGTCACAGCAAAAAATGA
- a CDS encoding type I secretion system permease/ATPase gives MMGLTSSSSNNLTALKQIFSERGERLQYKLGQPLCEEQFIPGQVLLIEQGSARLLGKQDGRLSTLAKLEAGQFVGAASLLRGASCENVRAASELIALRISDKDFLDLVLHNSDVGSGCRNHLWSAELAALLTYILGKAPQQTRPLSSWLEELLPQAHLVDPTEEDAIQSAFTARRRLFVGGEPGEDGHAEIGQELTNVDQISALPTDIHQLPLRLISLPDAAIQELNKEIPSELVVAEMVGNASQHDSDSSNEDIPKAPLRPPVSRFNSSKSDDRDFFVGGEGPLQETLACFQMLAKLMKLPFRRDAIEKILREQLSRGQTPTLRLCGQIAAGLGLHVSGAKVAARFGTRLQTPTMIPWQGGFALVTRSDERGVVLASPSQGFVDLPASALEEVFPEGIELLLLDRTNTTPEQKFGPGWFWPALKRYRTVLVQVLAASFVIQLFTLANPLLIQVIIDKVINQRSLDTLQVLGIALVAVTILEGVLGSLKTFLFAETTNRIDQRLGAEVIDHLLRLPLGYFDKRPVGELGSRISELEKIRNFLTGQALTTVLDAAFSVIYIVVMLFYSWLLTLIALAVLPIQVALTLLGAPLFRRQYRKAAEANAKTQSHLVEVLTGIQTVKSQNVEMVSRYTWQERYAEYISSTFEKTISGTALSQTSQVLQKISQLLVLWVGATLVLSGELTLGQLIAFRIISGYVTQPLLRLSTIWQSIQELKVSFERLADVIDTPQESNELDKAKVPLPSLQGDVSFENLSFTFSKSSPPVLNDIDLHVKAGTFVGIVGQSGSGKSTLMKLLPRLYAPDQGRILIDGYDIDKVELYSLRRQIGIVPQDPLLFSGSVSENIALTQPDVASDTIVTAAKIACAHEFIMQLPSGYSTPVGERGASLSGGQRQRIAIARTLLANPKLLVMDEATSALDYETERKVCDNLIDALHDCSVFFITHRLSTVRRADRIVVMHQGAVVEQGTHDQLMEKRGRYYALYRQQEAS, from the coding sequence ATGATGGGCCTGACTTCTTCCTCTTCCAATAACCTCACAGCCCTCAAGCAGATCTTCTCTGAACGCGGCGAACGACTTCAATACAAGCTAGGCCAGCCTCTCTGTGAAGAGCAATTCATTCCTGGCCAAGTTTTGTTGATCGAACAAGGAAGTGCACGCCTTCTTGGGAAACAAGACGGTCGTTTGAGCACACTCGCGAAACTAGAGGCAGGCCAATTCGTAGGAGCGGCTTCGCTGCTGCGAGGTGCATCATGCGAAAACGTTCGTGCTGCATCTGAACTGATTGCACTTCGAATCAGTGACAAAGATTTTTTAGATCTTGTTCTTCATAACAGTGATGTTGGCTCTGGCTGCCGAAACCACTTATGGAGCGCTGAACTGGCAGCACTATTGACGTACATACTGGGAAAAGCGCCCCAGCAAACCCGGCCTCTCAGCAGTTGGCTCGAAGAACTTCTTCCACAAGCTCATCTCGTTGATCCAACCGAGGAGGACGCGATTCAATCAGCCTTCACAGCAAGACGACGTTTATTTGTTGGTGGCGAACCAGGCGAAGACGGCCATGCCGAGATTGGCCAAGAACTCACGAACGTTGATCAGATTTCTGCCCTCCCAACAGACATCCATCAGCTACCGCTACGACTGATTTCCCTTCCAGATGCAGCCATCCAAGAGCTGAATAAGGAAATCCCTTCAGAACTCGTGGTAGCCGAAATGGTCGGTAACGCCTCTCAACACGATTCCGATTCCAGCAATGAAGACATCCCCAAGGCACCGCTGAGGCCTCCCGTTAGCCGGTTCAACAGCAGCAAATCAGACGACCGCGACTTTTTCGTCGGCGGAGAGGGACCGTTGCAAGAAACCCTCGCCTGCTTCCAGATGCTGGCAAAGCTGATGAAGCTGCCATTTCGGCGCGACGCGATTGAGAAGATTCTCCGTGAACAATTAAGCCGTGGCCAGACTCCGACCCTGCGCCTCTGTGGCCAGATCGCAGCAGGTCTTGGCTTGCATGTCTCGGGCGCCAAGGTTGCTGCGCGTTTCGGCACCCGCTTGCAGACACCCACCATGATCCCTTGGCAGGGCGGCTTCGCGCTCGTGACCCGTAGTGATGAACGCGGCGTCGTGCTCGCCTCACCTAGCCAGGGATTCGTCGATCTACCAGCCTCAGCACTGGAAGAAGTCTTCCCAGAAGGCATCGAATTATTGCTGCTCGATCGCACCAATACCACTCCTGAACAAAAGTTTGGCCCAGGTTGGTTCTGGCCGGCGCTAAAGCGCTACCGCACCGTTTTAGTGCAAGTGCTGGCAGCCAGCTTTGTCATTCAGCTCTTCACACTGGCGAATCCGTTGCTGATTCAGGTCATCATCGACAAGGTGATTAATCAGCGCAGCTTGGACACCCTTCAAGTGCTCGGGATCGCCCTGGTTGCAGTGACCATTCTCGAAGGAGTGCTTGGAAGCCTCAAAACGTTCCTCTTCGCTGAAACAACCAATCGCATTGACCAGCGTCTCGGTGCAGAAGTCATCGACCATCTTCTGCGCTTGCCCCTTGGCTATTTCGACAAGCGGCCCGTCGGTGAACTGGGCTCAAGGATCAGCGAGCTGGAGAAGATCCGCAACTTCCTAACTGGCCAAGCCCTCACCACAGTTCTTGATGCTGCTTTCTCAGTGATTTACATCGTGGTGATGCTCTTTTACAGCTGGTTGCTCACCCTTATCGCCCTCGCCGTACTCCCAATTCAGGTAGCGCTCACCCTGCTCGGAGCGCCCCTATTCCGGCGTCAGTATCGAAAAGCTGCAGAAGCCAATGCCAAAACGCAGAGTCACTTAGTAGAGGTGCTCACTGGTATCCAAACGGTGAAGAGTCAGAACGTGGAAATGGTCAGTCGTTATACCTGGCAAGAGCGCTATGCCGAATACATCAGCAGCACCTTCGAGAAAACCATCAGCGGCACAGCACTAAGTCAGACGTCTCAAGTGCTGCAAAAAATTTCTCAGCTGCTGGTGCTTTGGGTCGGCGCCACATTGGTTCTCTCGGGAGAACTCACACTGGGACAATTGATCGCATTCCGGATCATTTCTGGTTACGTCACCCAGCCGCTCTTACGCCTTTCCACCATCTGGCAGAGCATCCAGGAGTTGAAAGTCAGTTTCGAACGTCTCGCTGATGTGATCGATACACCTCAGGAATCCAACGAACTTGATAAGGCCAAAGTTCCGCTTCCTTCTCTTCAGGGAGATGTGAGCTTCGAAAACCTCAGCTTCACATTCAGCAAAAGCTCACCACCTGTGCTGAATGACATTGATTTGCATGTGAAAGCTGGAACCTTCGTTGGAATCGTGGGGCAGAGCGGTAGTGGGAAAAGCACCTTGATGAAATTACTGCCCAGGCTCTATGCCCCTGATCAAGGCAGGATCCTGATCGATGGCTACGACATCGACAAAGTGGAGCTTTATTCGCTGCGACGCCAAATTGGCATCGTGCCCCAGGATCCACTTCTGTTCTCAGGAAGCGTGAGTGAAAATATCGCACTCACCCAGCCTGATGTTGCAAGCGACACGATCGTGACGGCTGCCAAGATCGCCTGCGCCCATGAATTCATCATGCAACTGCCAAGTGGTTACTCCACGCCAGTTGGTGAGCGGGGCGCATCACTCAGTGGTGGCCAACGGCAACGGATTGCAATTGCAAGGACCCTGCTCGCCAATCCAAAACTTCTCGTGATGGATGAAGCCACCAGCGCTCTTGACTACGAAACCGAACGCAAGGTTTGCGACAACTTGATCGATGCATTGCATGACTGCAGCGTTTTCTTCATTACCCATCGACTCAGCACCGTGCGCCGGGCAGACCGAATTGTGGTGATGCACCAAGGGGCCGTTGTCGAACAGGGAACCCACGATCAATTGATGGAAAAACGTGGCCGCTACTACGCCCTTTACCGCCAACAGGAGGCCAGCTGA
- a CDS encoding HlyD family secretion protein, with product MTEPNKKLPPKSSNTGTNPIGNLVRQAQNKLESSVGTGIHNEAVLQQSQVWVKAVTWSLIGTTVFFIGWLGIARTEEVVVATGKLEPVGNVKEIRIPVGAVVEEILVKSGERVIKDQALIRLDQESTAEQLKSLEQGVKEKTSQILQKQEQLSLKKMERKRTLDLNREQISTTRNNLDLESQILDRLQGLAREGAAPDIQYLQQRNKVAGLKGELTQLKLEGERQINQINQQIEQLNAELAGLRSERAQLNANLTEVRVTNKNQTLRAPVSGIVFDLKLNNPGYISQAQSSQAVLKVVPFNTLEADVEIPSNKIGFVRIGQQADISIDSFPASDFGVLEGKVLSVGSDALPPDQQQMRQGYSYPAVIKLDSQQLKIKNGKTLPLQVGMSLTANIKLRSVSYLQLLLNTFRSKTDSLREL from the coding sequence ATGACAGAACCAAACAAAAAGCTACCCCCAAAGAGCAGTAACACCGGTACCAATCCCATCGGCAATCTGGTCCGCCAAGCCCAGAACAAACTCGAAAGCAGCGTCGGGACTGGCATTCACAACGAAGCTGTCCTCCAGCAAAGTCAGGTTTGGGTCAAAGCGGTGACCTGGAGCTTGATCGGTACAACCGTCTTTTTCATCGGCTGGCTGGGCATTGCCCGTACCGAAGAGGTGGTCGTGGCCACAGGCAAACTCGAACCTGTGGGCAACGTCAAAGAAATAAGGATCCCCGTAGGCGCAGTCGTCGAAGAAATCCTGGTGAAAAGCGGTGAACGTGTGATCAAAGACCAGGCGCTGATTCGCCTTGATCAGGAGAGCACAGCCGAACAGCTGAAGTCTCTCGAACAAGGTGTCAAGGAGAAAACATCCCAAATCCTGCAGAAACAGGAGCAACTCTCCCTAAAAAAAATGGAGCGCAAACGCACGCTGGATCTCAATCGTGAGCAAATTTCAACCACCCGCAACAATTTGGATCTTGAAAGCCAGATTCTTGATCGACTTCAAGGCTTAGCAAGAGAAGGAGCCGCACCTGATATCCAGTACCTGCAGCAACGCAACAAAGTGGCTGGACTAAAGGGAGAGTTAACCCAGTTAAAGCTTGAAGGTGAACGCCAGATCAATCAGATCAATCAACAAATTGAACAATTAAATGCCGAACTGGCTGGACTCCGCAGTGAACGCGCACAGCTCAACGCAAACCTCACCGAAGTAAGAGTAACCAACAAGAATCAAACTCTTCGAGCTCCAGTCAGTGGCATCGTTTTTGACTTAAAGCTGAACAATCCTGGGTATATCTCTCAGGCCCAATCATCCCAGGCCGTATTGAAGGTTGTGCCCTTCAATACGCTAGAAGCTGATGTTGAAATTCCGAGCAACAAAATCGGATTCGTGCGCATTGGGCAACAAGCTGATATCAGCATTGACTCCTTCCCTGCAAGCGATTTTGGAGTGCTGGAGGGGAAAGTCCTTTCCGTAGGATCAGATGCTCTCCCACCTGATCAACAACAAATGCGTCAGGGATATTCCTACCCTGCCGTAATTAAACTAGACAGCCAACAACTTAAGATTAAAAACGGCAAGACACTACCACTACAAGTTGGAATGTCTCTCACGGCAAATATCAAATTACGCAGCGTTAGCTATCTGCAACTTCTTCTGAATACGTTTCGAAGCAAAACCGATTCCTTGAGAGAGCTCTAA